ACCTGGGGGACGACACGTTCACCGGCATCGCGCAGGAAGCCCGGTCCGCCGGCGTCTCCCTCGTCATCTCCATGCAGCGCGCGTCCGGCTATCAGCTGTCGACCGACACCCGCGCTTCCCTGCCGGCCGCCATGTGCTTCGGCGTCCGCGGTGACGACGCCACGTTCGCGCTGCCGGACGAGGTGCTGTCCGCCGGGGCCAACCCGGCGGCGTGGGCGAACAAGCGCAAGGGCTACGTCTACCTCGTCAGCGCGGGCGTGGATGAGGACCTGTACGCCAACCCGGCCCGCACCTTCTGGACCGGCCCCGCCGGCCAGTACGAGCGGATGGCCGGCTGGGTCGTGGACACGTTCGCCGGTATCCGTGCCGAGATCGACCCGGTGACCGGAGCAGCCGCGGCCCGCGTCGCAGGGGACCGGTTCACCAACCGCCGGACCCTGGCCGGTACTCCGGCCGCCGCCCCGGAACCCAAGTCGGCATCCTCGGAGTCGGCGTCGTTCGCTGAGGTTCAGGAGTCGGCCCGGCACGTCGCCGCACTGGTTGACCCCGAGGACGCCGATGCGGACGCGAGTGCGGATCTCCCGCCGGTCGGCGTCAACGTCGGCATCCCGCAGGGCAAGCCGTCCACCGAGGAAGCGCGCGAACTCCTGGACGAACTCGTGTCGATGCTCGCCTCAGTCGGCCCCGGCACCGTCGCGGTGCGGGACGTGAAGCCGTACCTGGAAAAGCTGGGCCGTGACCGTTCCTGGGTCTCCAAGGAACTCAAGCGGCTCGCCACGGAGGGGCGCCTCGCCCCGACCGCCGAGGAAGGCACGTACCGGTTGGTGCCCACCCTCGCCGGCGTCTGACACCGAGGGCCGCACACCCGCACACCCCGGCGCACCCGCACACCCCGAATCCCCACGTGACGCGGCGTGTGAATTGGGCCGCACACCGGCCCGCACACCCTCACCGCACACCCATCCGCCGCACCGCACACACGGGGCGCGCGGCTTACCCGAGGAAGGCTCCGATGACCCATCACGACCCGCCGGGGATCATCGCCCCGCACATCCCCGCCGACACCTACCGCCGGGCACAAGCCACCGGGCAACCGGTCGTCATCGTCGTGAACACCACCGACCCGACCGGCCTCCCGTGGCGCCGGATTCTGGTTCCGCTCGCGATCGCCGGGGCCGCGGCCCTGGGTGGGTGGGGGCTGGTCGTCGCGCTGTGCGCGCTGCTGGACGCCGCCGCCCACACCGTGACCGTCATCGCCGGCGCCGCCGGACCCATCGGATTCGGAGGGATCACCCTCCGGCTCGCACGCGGCAAGCACCTCTAGCTACGCCAAGGGCGGCCCCTCCATCTCGCCAAAGAAGCGGGGCCGCCCTTGTCAGCCAGCATCCATCAAAGGAACTGGAGACCTCCAGCATGACCCATGACCCCCGTACCGCGCTGCTGTCCGCAGCGCTGGACGCTGCACAACGTGGGTGGCACGTCTTTCCGCTGCGTCCCGGCACGAAGCGGCCCGCTCTGCATGGGGCGGACCGGTGCCGCACCACCGGCGACTGCTCCCGCGGCCACCTGAAGTGGCAGGAACGGGCGACCGTCGACCCGCACCGCATCACCCTGTGCTGGGAGACCAGCCCTGCGAACATCGGTCTCGCCACCGGCCCCTCCGGGTTGGTCGTCGTCGACCTGGACGTGCCCAAGAACCAGGACAACGGCAACGGCAGTGCGGACGCGCCTGACGGCGCGACGACCTTTGAGGCGCTCTGCGAGCGCACCGGGCACTCCGTTCCCACCACCTACCGGGTCCGGACCGCGAGCGGCGGACAGCACCTGTACTTCACCGCCCCGGTCGGCGTCCGGTTGGGCAACACCGCGGGCACCCTCGCGCCCCTGGTCGACACTCGGGCGTGGGGTGGGTACGTCGTGGCCGCGGGCAGCGTCACCCCGGGCGGCTCGTACGAGACCGTCAACGACACCGCCCCGGTGCTCCTGCCGGGATGGCTGCTGGAGTTGCTGGAACCCGCCCCCGCCCGCCCCGCGGTGCCATTGCGGCTGCCTGCGGTCGACGGCAGCCGCGCGGCTCTGGCCGCACTGGAAGCCGAATGCGCGACCGTGGCCGCGGCGCCGGAGAAGCAGGGCAACATCACGTTGAACCGGTGCGCGTTCAAGGTGGGGCGGTTCGTCGCGTGGGGCGACCTCCCCCGGCACGTGGCAGAAGAAGCCTTCCAAGCGGCTGGAGAGGCGCGGGGACTCACCGCTGCGGAGTGCCGGAGCACGATCCGCAGTGCTCTGGACAGTTCCCTGCGCAAGGTCCGGCCCCGGGAGACGGCATGAACACCCCTCCCCGCCCTCCCTTGGAAGGCCAACAGGTGGCGAGCGGCCCGCACCCCGCCGAACCAGCCGCACTCGGGCCGGTCGTGGGCGAGCCGAAAGGCGCCGCCCGTCAGGGCGTCCGCACTGCTCTTCGCCCTGACCCGCAGACCGAAGACGGCCGGTACCCCATCGCGTGGCTGACCATCTGCGCCCCGCGCGGTGCAGTGCCCACCGCCACCTCGAAATGCCTGTGCGGACGTGACCGCAGCGCGGTCGGCAAAGCCCGCGTGCTCACCCTGATCACCGACCACGAAACCCACCGCGACCACTGCCCGCTCCGCACCGCACAGGAAGGGAGGGCCGCCGCATGAGCGACACCATCGACGGCGCCGCGCTGCTCAACGAGGTGGAAGCCTTCCACCGCCGCTTCAACGTCTTCCCCACCGAAGCTGCCTACGTCGCGGTCGCGCTGTGGGACGCGCACGCCCACCTGCTGGACTGCTTCGACTCCACGCCCCGGCTCGCCTTCCTCTCCCCGGAGCCCGGGTCGGGGAAGTCGCGTGCGCTGGAGATCGTGGAAACCCTCGTGCCGGAGCCGATGACGGCGGTCAACGCGTCCGCCGCCGCTCTGTTCCGCTCGGTGTCGAACCCGAACGGGCGGCCCACGATCCTGTTCGACGAGATCGACACCGTCTTCGGGCCCAAGGCAGGCGACAACGAGGAACTGCGCGGGTTCCTCAACGCGGGTCACCGCCGGACCGGGGTCACCTACCGGTGCATCGGAGACGGCGGCAACCAGACCGTCCAGGCGTTCCCCTCGTACTGCGGGGTCGCGGTCGCCGGACTCGGCAACCTCCCCGACACGATCATGACCCGCTCCATCATCATCCGCATGCGCCGGCGGGCCCGTAACGAGCGCATCGAACCTTTCCGCGCCCGTCTGCACGAGGCCGAGGGGCACGCGCTGCGCGACCGGCTCGCCAAGTGGGCCGAGCACGCCCGGGGGTTCGTTATGGGGGCATGGCCGGAGATGCCCGACGGCGTCTCCGACCGGCCGGCGGACGTGTGGGAATCCCTGCTCGCCATCGCAGACGCCGCAGGCGGCGACTGGCCCAAGCGGGCACGGGAAGCGTGCGTGACGCTGGTGACCGCGTCCAAGACCAACGACAAAGGAAGCCTCGGGGTCCGGCTGCTGACCGACCTGCGCGATCACGTCATGGTCGGCATCGACCGCCTGCCCACCATCGCCATCCTGGATCGGCTCAACGCCCTCGACGACGCACCATGGGCCGACTTGAACGGCAAGCCGCTCGACAGCCGGCGCCTGTCGAAGATGCTCGCGGAGTACATGACGTCGGACACGGAGCCGATCGCGTCCCGCAACATCAAGACTGCCGGGAGCGTCCTCAAGGGCTACTACGCCACCGATCTGCACGACGCGTGGGGCCGCTACTGCCCCCCAACCCCGGAAAGTCCGCTACCTCCGCTACCGGGCACCGAAAACCTGGCCTGACCTGCGATAACGCGGTAGCGGCAACCACCCACGGTTGCCGCTACCGCCCCGCTACCCATCCGCTACCGCTACCCCTTCCCGCTACCCCGAACAGGCCCCTGACCTGCGAGGTAGCGGCGGTAGCGGAAGTAGCGCCCCTCAGAGGGCCCCCGAAGGACAGTCCTAGAGGAGACCTTTCGATGAGCATCGCCGCTGTGGACACCGCACCGCTCGCTGAGGCCAGCGACCCGGCCCCGGTCCTCCTGACCGTCGTAGAGGCCGCCCGCTGCCTCCGAGTCGGCCGCACCACCTGCTTCGCCCTCATCCGCGCCGGAGAACTGGAATCCCTGATGGTCGGCGGACTCCGGCGCGTCCCCGCCGACGCTCCGGCCGCCTACCTCGCACGCCGCCGCGCTGAGCAGCGCGCCGCCTGATCGCCTCACACCGGGACGCCACCTCGCACCGAGGTGGCGTCCCGGGCTGTTTCCACATCATCCTGAAGGAGTCCGCCCGTGGCGGAAGACAAGAAGCGCACCCGACAGCCCAACGGCCGGTCGTCCATCTACCAGAGCAAAGACGGCAAGTGGCACGGCCGCGTTACCGTCGGCATCCGCGACGACGGCACCCCGGACCGCCGCCACGTCGAACGCAAGACCCGCGCCGAAGTGACAGCCGCCGTACGCGAGTTGGAGAAGCAGCGCGACGCAAAGACCATGAAGAAGCCCGGCAAGGCATGGACGGTCAAGACGTGGCTGACGCACTGGATCGAGAACGTTGCGTCCCTCGCAGTGAACGACAACACGATGGTCGGGTACGGCGTCGCCGTGCGGAAGCACCTGATCCCCGGCTTGGGCGCTCACCGGCTCGACAGGCTCAAGCCCGAGCACATCGAAACGTTCTACGCCAAGATGCAGGCCAATGGCAGTAAGCCCGCGACCGCTCACCAGGTGCACCGAACCTTGCGCACCGCCCTCAATGAGGCCGTGCGGCGGGGGCATCTCGGCAAGAACCCCGTCCAGTTGGCCAAGGCGCCGAAAACGGGGGAGTACGAAGTGGAGCCCTACAGCGTCCACGAGGTGCAGCGGTTGCTCAAGGCCGCTAGCCAGAACCGCAACTCCGCTCGCTGGGCCGTCGCTCTTGCGCTCGGACTGAGGCAAGGGGAAGTGCTCGGTCTGAGGTGGGAGGACGTGGACCTTGACGGCGGGTTCCTCGTAGTCCGCCGTAGTCGTCACCGCCCGCAGTACGCCCACGGGTGCGTGGAACCCTGCGGGCGTAAGGCCGCCGGGTACTGCCCTCAAAAGCGACGCACGAACCCGGAACTGTCCACCACCAAATCGCGCGCTGGCCGCCGCGCCGTCGGTCTTCCCGAACAGCTCGTTGACCTACTCCGTGCCCATCTCAAGGCACAGGAAGGGGAGCGGGCGGCGGCCGGCAAGCGCTGGGAGGAGAACAGGTTGGTCTTCCCGGATGAACACGGCCGTAGCCCGTCCCACCGCCGGGATTGGGCTGAGTGGAAGGCTCTTCTGGCAGAGGCGAAGGTCCGTGACGGCCGTCTGCACGACGCGCGCCACACAGCCGCCACCGTTCTGCTCATCCTTGGGGTTCCGGAGCGCGCAGTCATGGGCCTCATGGGCTGGTCGACTACTGCCATGGCTGCTCGATACCAGCACATGGTCGACAGCGTTCGGAGCGGTATTGCCACGCAAGTTGACACGCTGATCTGGAGCAAGGACGGGAAGCCTGATGTAGAGCGATCAGACGAAAACTGACGGACAGATGTTGTAGCCTGCTCTCATCGGCCAGTCCAAACAGTTAGCGGCCGATCTAGACAAGGAAGTTCGTCCACGGCAGACGATGGCTGCCGATGAGTAGGACGGGCGTCAAGCGGGCGTTGGCAGCGCTAACCCGCTTGACTGGATTTGATAGACGCGTCTCTGTGTACGCAGGCAGGCTGCCGAGTAGTGTCTATGAGTTCTGTCGCCATCGGGCAGTCTCAACCGAAGCAACCCATGAAATTAGTGGGGCGGCTCGGTTGAGAGCTGCCCCGCGCACGCTCCTTTCCGGCTGCCCCTTCCTCGAAGGAAACGGAAGGAAAGTGGAGTGAGCAGCAAGATCGTCGCAGTCATTGCCATCGCGCTCGTGGTAGGGCTGATCTTCGGCATCGGCGCGTATGCCTGGACACGCAACCCCACGGATGCCATGGCGATGTTTGGTGTCGGGTTGTTCGGCGTTGCCATGCTGGGGATGACCATCATCGTTGCCACGTAGGGCCAATCGCCAGGGCGGCTAAACGAGCCCGTGTGGAGCCCGGCAGCGGCCACGGCAGAGATGGCAACTGAGACGGGAAATGAGACGAGCACGCGAAAGGGGCGACACCTCGCGAGGGTGCCGCCCCTTCGTTCTGCCTGGTCAGGCCAGGTAGAGGCCGTGGCGGGAATTGAACCCACGTGCCTCGCTTTGCAGGCGAGTCCCTAAGCCACTCGGGCACACGGCCAAGCTTGAGTCCGGTGGAGCGGTGTTCGCGTGGTCGTTCCGGACTCGTTGTGTCGACCGTACGGGGCGGGGTGGGGGCGGCCAAGAGGTTCGTGGGGGCCGCAACGGGACTGCCATGCCGCGTTCACAAAGGGCGCGTGGTGCAGGTCGTACGACCAAGGTCTCAGGGCAGGGCCGTCTTTCGACAGGGGTCAATGTCGGTCTAGCCCCTTACCCTGGCGGACATGACCTCCCTGGAACCGGGCGACACCGGAGTCGCCGCCACCCCGAGCGCACCGAGCGAGGACGACGCCCAGGACGGCGTGCTCAGCCGTCCGTACCGGGCGCTGAGCATCGGGATCGTCTCCGTCGTGCTGCTGATCGCCTTCGAGGCGACGGCCGTCGGGACGGCCATGCCGGTGGCGGCCCGGGAGCTCGACGGGATCTCGCTGTACGCGTTCGCGTTCTCCGGGTACTTCACGACGAGCCTGTTCGGCATGGTGCTGGCCGGGCAGTGGTCCGACCGGGCCGGCCCGCTGGGGTCCCTCACCGCGGGGATCGGGGCCTTCGCGGCGGGGCTGCTGCTGTCCGGAACGGCCGGCGCCATGTGGCTGTTCATCCTCGGCCGGGCCGTACAGGGCCTGGGCGGCGGGCTCGTGATCGTCGCGCTGTACGTGGTCGTCGGAAGGGCCTACCCGGCACGGCTGCGCCCGTCGATCATGGCGGCGTTCGCGGCGAGCTGGGTCGTCCCCTCCATCGTCGGCCCCCTCGCGTCCGGCGCGGTGACCGAGCACCTCGGCTGGCGCTGGGTCTTCGTCGGCGTACCCGTGCTGGTCCTCCTGCCGCTGGCGCTCGCGCTGCCGCAGATACGCGGACGGGCGTCCGGACCGGAGGAGGGCACCCTGCCCGCGCCCTTCGACCGGCGGCGCATCCGGCTGGCGCTGGGCATCTCCGCGGGCGCGGGACTGCTGCAGTACGCCGCCCAGGACCTGCGGTGGCTGTCCCTGATCCCCGGTGTGGCGGGAGCCGCGCTGCTCGTCCCCGCGGTGCTCGGGCTGCTGCCGCGCGGCACCTACCTGGCGGCGCGCGGGCTTCCGTCCGTGGTGCTGCTGCGTGGTGTGGCGGCCGGGTCCTTCATCGCGGCGGAGTCCTTCGTACCGCTGATGCTGGTCACCGAGCGGGGCCTGTCGCCGACGCTCGCCGGGTTCTCCCTCGCGGCCGGCGGCGGCACCTGGGCGCTGGGCTCCTTCGTACAGGCGAGGGCGCGCGTGGAGCCGTACCGGGAGCGGCTGATGATGCTGGGCATGGTGCTGACCGCCGCCGCCATAGCCGCCGCGCCGGCCGTGCTGATCGACGGGGTGCCGGTGTGGACGGTGGCGGTGGCCTGGGCGTTCGGCTGCTTCGGCATGGGTCTGGTGATCTCCTCCACCAGCGTCCTCCTGCTCCAGCTCTCCGCCCCCGGCCAGGCGGGCAACAACTCCGCCGCCCTGCAGATGTCCGACGGCCTCGCCAACGTCCTGCTCCTCGCCGCGGGCGGCGCGGCCTTCGCGGCGCTCGGCGGCGGCACGGTCACCCATACGGCCACGCAGGCCTCCGGCGGGCACCCGGCCGCGTTCGTGGCGGTGTTCCTGCCGATGGCGGGGGTGGCGCTGGTGGGGGCGTGGGTGACGACACGGCTGCGGGTTCCGTCGGCACCGTGAACCGCCGTAGCCGCCACAGCCGCCGTGAGCCGCCGCGCGCCGATGTGAGCTGAGTCCCATCCACGGGTGACCCCGCCTCGTCCGCGCGTTGACGTTCACGGGGCGCCGGTAGGGTGGCCCGGTTGTCATACGCAGCCGTCGTCCTACGCAGCCGTCGTCCTGCACAGCCGTCGTCATAAGCAACCGAGCCGCTCGACCACCCCACGGAGACCGTGACTACCACCGCCGCTTCCGCCGCCTCTTCGCACCACCTGTCGCCCGCGTTTCCCGGGCGGGCCCCCTGGGGCACCGCCAGCAAGCTGCGTGCCTGGCAGCAGGGGGCGATGGAGCGGTACCTCCAGGAGCAGCCGCGTGACTTTCTCGCCGTCGCGACCCCCGGCGCCGGCAAGACGACCTTCGCGCTGACGCTCGCGTCATGGCTGCTGCACCACCATGTCGTGCAGCAGGTGACCGTGGTCGCGCCGACCGAGCATCTGAAGAAGCAGTGGGCGGAGGCGGCGGCGCGGATAGGGATCAAGCTGGATCCCGAGTACAGCGCGGGCCCGCTCAGCAAGGAGTACCAGGGCGTCGCCGTGACCTACGCCGGTGTCGGCGTGCGGCCCATGCTCCACCGCAACCGCTGCGAGCAGCGCAAGACCCTCGTCATCCTCGACGAGATCCACCACGCCGGCGACTCCAAGTCCTGGGGCGAGGCGTGCCTGGAGGCCTTCGAGCCCGCGACCCGCCGGCTCGCCCTCACCGGTACGCCGTTCCGTTCCGACACGAACCCCATCCCCTTCGTCGCGTACGAGGAGGGCAACGACGGAATCCGCCGCTCCGCCGCCGACTACACCTACGGCTACGGCTCCGCCCTCGGCGACGGCGTCGTGCGGCCCGTCATCTTCCTCTCCTACAGCGGCAACATGCGCTGGCGTACGAAGGCGGGGGACGAGATCGCCGCCCGGCTCGGCGAGCCGATGACCAAGGACGCCGTCAGCCAGGCCTGGCGCACCGCCCTCGACCCGCGCGGCGAGTGGATGCCCAGCGTGCTGCGCGCCGCCGACCAGCGGCTGACCGAGGTCCGCAAGGGCATCCCGGACGCCGGCGCCCTCGTCATCGCCTCCGACCAGGACTCCGCCCGCGCCTACGCCAAGCTCATCCGCGAGATCACCGGCACCAAGGCCACCCTCGTCCTGTCCGACGACACCGGCGCCTCGAACCGGATCGACGAGTTCAGCCACAGCGAGGACCGCTGGATGGTCGCCGTGCGCATGGTGTCCGAGGGCGTCGACGTACCGCGCCTCGCCGTGGGCGTGTACGCGACCACCATCTCGACCCCCCTCTTCTTCGCCCAGGCCGTCGGCCGCTTCGTACGGTCCAGGCGGCGCGGCGAGACCGCGTCCGTCTTCCTGCCGACCGTCCCCGACCTCCTCACCTTCGCCAACGAGATGGAGGTCGAGCGCGACCACGCCCTCGACAAGCCCAAGAAGGAGACCGAGGAGGACCCGTACGCCGAATCCGAGAAGGAGATGGAGGAGGCGAACAAGGAGCAGGACGAGGACACCGGCGAGCAGGAGGAGTTCTCCTTCGAGGCGCTGGAGTCCGAGGCCGTCTTCGACCGGGTCCTCTACGACGGCGCCGAGTTCGGGATGCAGGCCCACCCGGGAAGCGCGGAGGAGCAGGACTACCTCGGCATCCCCGGCCTCCTCGAACCCGACCAGGTGCAGCTCCTCCTCCAGAAGCGCCAGGCCCGGCAGATCGCGCACAGCCGCAAGAAGCCGGACGAGGAGGCAGACCTCCTCGAACTGCCCGCCGAGCGGCGCCCCGTGGTCTCCCACAAGGAGATGCTGGAGCTGCGCAAGAAGCTCAACACCATGGTCGGCGCGTACGTCCACCAGAGCGGCAAGCCCCACGGCGTGATCCACACCGAGCTGCGCCGCGTCTGCGGGGGCCCGCCGAGCGCGGAGGCGACCGCCGGGCAGCTGCGCCAGCGCATCGAGAAGGTGCAGGAGTGGGCCACGCGGATGCGGTGAAGTGACCACCACGCGCCCGTACGTCGACACGAGCGCCCGTGCCGTCGATGGCACGGGAGCTCGTGTGCGCTCTGTATGAGGTCGGTGTACTCCAGGTGGCCTGAGCTGCTCAGATACTGCCAAAAGTGGATCAAACCACGGGTAACCAGGGGCGGTATGTGCCTGCGCATGACCGGATTCTGGACGGAGCCTTCCGCTGAGCGAACCAGCTCGCTACTGTCCCCGCTACGCACACGCCCCGTGGCAGCGCCGCCGCGGAGCGCAGCCGGTGCCAGCCCGGGAGTACCCGGGACGCAGCCGACCGGCGGCCTCTGACGCGCGTCGCCGATGGGACCGGTGACGCGTCCGCCTCGCAGGGGGTCGCCGACTCTCACCACTAAGGAGTGGGCGTCGTGACCGCGGAAACCTCCCAGACGCTCGACCGGGGACTGCGTGTCCTCAAGCTGCTCGCCGACACCGACCACGGTCTGACCGTCACCGAGCTGTCCAACAAACTCGGAGTCAACCGGACCGTTGTGTACCGGTTGCTCGCCACGCTCGAACAGCACGCCCTCGTACGCCGGGACCTGGGCGGCCGGGCCCGGGTCGGGCTCGGGGTGCTGCGGCTCGGCCGGCAGGTGCATCCGCTGGTGCGCGAGGCCGCGCTGCCCGCGTTGCGGTCGCTGGCCGAGGACATCGGGGCGACCGCCCATCTCACGCTGGTCGACGGTACGGAGGCGCTCGCCGTCGCCGTGGTCGAGCCGACGTGGACGGACTACCACGTGGCGTACCGCGCGGGGTTCCGGCATCCGCTGGAGCGGGGGGCCGCCGGGAAGGCGATCCTCGCCGCGCGGGCCGGGGGCGCGGACGGCGAACTCGGTTACACGCTGACGCACGGGGAGCTGGAGGCCGGGGCGAGCGGGGCCGCGGCGGCGCTGGTCGGTGTGACGGGGGTGGAGGGGAGCGTGGGGGTGGTGATGCTGGCGGACGCGGTGCCTGAGCGGGTGGGGCCGCGGGTTGTCGACGCTGCGCGTGAGGTGGCTGACGCGTTGCGGTGACCGGCCTCGCGCCGTTCCCCGTGCCCTGGGCCGCCACGTACTGCGCCGTTCCCCGCGCCCGCGCCCCTGACAGGCTAAAGACCAAAAGATTGCGCCGTTCCCCGCGCCCCTGAAAGATTGCGCCGTTCCCCGCGCCCCTTGAAGACTGCGCCGTTCCCCGCGCCCCTTGAGGTGCGGGCGTGGGTGGGGGTGTTGCTCTCCGTTAGATTGATCCTGTGCCTTTTCGACTCTCCGGTCTCTCCCGGCTCCAGGCCGTCGCCGCGTGCGCCGTGCCCCTCGTGGGGCTGTTCGCCGTGGCGGTGTTCGCGCCGTTGCCCTTCTCGTTGGCGCAGCCCGGTATGACCGCGGATGTCCTCGGCGAGAACAAGGGTGACCCGGTGATCACGATCTCCGGCGCGAAGGCCCGCGAGACGAGCGGGCAGCTGCGGATGACGACCATCGAGGCGACGGCCCCGGACACGGACGTCAGCCTCGGCGACGTGCTCGACGGCTGGTTCCGTACGGACCGTGCCGTGATGCCCCGCGACGCGGTCTACCCGAGCGGCGACAGCGTCAAGGAGATCGAGGAGTACAACGCCGAGGAGATGAGGAAGTCCCAGGACACCGCCACCGAGGCGGCGCTGAACCAGCTCGGCGAGCGGTCGGACGACATCGAGGTCACGCTGAAGCTCGCCGACGTGGGCGGTCCGAGCGCCGGGCTCCTCTTCTCCCTCGGCATCGTCGACAAGCTGGACGGCGACGGCAGCGGCGGCGACCTCACGGGCGGCCGGATCATCGCGGGTACGGGCACGATCGACGCCGACGGGAAGGTCGGCGCGGTCGGGGGAGTGGCCCTGAAGACGCAGGCGGCCCGCCGCGACGGCGCGACCGTCTTCCTGGTACCGAAGGCGGAGTGCGCGGACGCCAGGTCGGAGCTGCCGAAGGGGCTTCGCCTCATCCCCGTGACCACCCTCAAGGGCGCCGTCGACGACCTGGTGGCCCTGGAGAAGGACAAAGGCTCCGTCCCCTCCTGCTAGGCCCCCTCTTGGTAGGCCCCCTCCTGCTGGGCCCCCTCTCCTGCGGGGCCCCGCCCCTCACCCCTCCTTCACGAAGCCCTCCGCCTTCATCCAGTCCAGGGCCACCGCGTGCGGGTCCTCCCCGTCGACGTCCACCTTGGCGTTCAGCTCCTGCG
This sequence is a window from Streptomyces ortus. Protein-coding genes within it:
- a CDS encoding bifunctional DNA primase/polymerase gives rise to the protein MTHDPRTALLSAALDAAQRGWHVFPLRPGTKRPALHGADRCRTTGDCSRGHLKWQERATVDPHRITLCWETSPANIGLATGPSGLVVVDLDVPKNQDNGNGSADAPDGATTFEALCERTGHSVPTTYRVRTASGGQHLYFTAPVGVRLGNTAGTLAPLVDTRAWGGYVVAAGSVTPGGSYETVNDTAPVLLPGWLLELLEPAPARPAVPLRLPAVDGSRAALAALEAECATVAAAPEKQGNITLNRCAFKVGRFVAWGDLPRHVAEEAFQAAGEARGLTAAECRSTIRSALDSSLRKVRPRETA
- a CDS encoding DUF3631 domain-containing protein yields the protein MSDTIDGAALLNEVEAFHRRFNVFPTEAAYVAVALWDAHAHLLDCFDSTPRLAFLSPEPGSGKSRALEIVETLVPEPMTAVNASAAALFRSVSNPNGRPTILFDEIDTVFGPKAGDNEELRGFLNAGHRRTGVTYRCIGDGGNQTVQAFPSYCGVAVAGLGNLPDTIMTRSIIIRMRRRARNERIEPFRARLHEAEGHALRDRLAKWAEHARGFVMGAWPEMPDGVSDRPADVWESLLAIADAAGGDWPKRAREACVTLVTASKTNDKGSLGVRLLTDLRDHVMVGIDRLPTIAILDRLNALDDAPWADLNGKPLDSRRLSKMLAEYMTSDTEPIASRNIKTAGSVLKGYYATDLHDAWGRYCPPTPESPLPPLPGTENLA
- a CDS encoding excisionase family DNA-binding protein codes for the protein MSIAAVDTAPLAEASDPAPVLLTVVEAARCLRVGRTTCFALIRAGELESLMVGGLRRVPADAPAAYLARRRAEQRAA
- a CDS encoding tyrosine-type recombinase/integrase, whose product is MAEDKKRTRQPNGRSSIYQSKDGKWHGRVTVGIRDDGTPDRRHVERKTRAEVTAAVRELEKQRDAKTMKKPGKAWTVKTWLTHWIENVASLAVNDNTMVGYGVAVRKHLIPGLGAHRLDRLKPEHIETFYAKMQANGSKPATAHQVHRTLRTALNEAVRRGHLGKNPVQLAKAPKTGEYEVEPYSVHEVQRLLKAASQNRNSARWAVALALGLRQGEVLGLRWEDVDLDGGFLVVRRSRHRPQYAHGCVEPCGRKAAGYCPQKRRTNPELSTTKSRAGRRAVGLPEQLVDLLRAHLKAQEGERAAAGKRWEENRLVFPDEHGRSPSHRRDWAEWKALLAEAKVRDGRLHDARHTAATVLLILGVPERAVMGLMGWSTTAMAARYQHMVDSVRSGIATQVDTLIWSKDGKPDVERSDEN
- a CDS encoding MFS transporter; the encoded protein is MTSLEPGDTGVAATPSAPSEDDAQDGVLSRPYRALSIGIVSVVLLIAFEATAVGTAMPVAARELDGISLYAFAFSGYFTTSLFGMVLAGQWSDRAGPLGSLTAGIGAFAAGLLLSGTAGAMWLFILGRAVQGLGGGLVIVALYVVVGRAYPARLRPSIMAAFAASWVVPSIVGPLASGAVTEHLGWRWVFVGVPVLVLLPLALALPQIRGRASGPEEGTLPAPFDRRRIRLALGISAGAGLLQYAAQDLRWLSLIPGVAGAALLVPAVLGLLPRGTYLAARGLPSVVLLRGVAAGSFIAAESFVPLMLVTERGLSPTLAGFSLAAGGGTWALGSFVQARARVEPYRERLMMLGMVLTAAAIAAAPAVLIDGVPVWTVAVAWAFGCFGMGLVISSTSVLLLQLSAPGQAGNNSAALQMSDGLANVLLLAAGGAAFAALGGGTVTHTATQASGGHPAAFVAVFLPMAGVALVGAWVTTRLRVPSAP
- a CDS encoding DEAD/DEAH box helicase, whose translation is MTTTAASAASSHHLSPAFPGRAPWGTASKLRAWQQGAMERYLQEQPRDFLAVATPGAGKTTFALTLASWLLHHHVVQQVTVVAPTEHLKKQWAEAAARIGIKLDPEYSAGPLSKEYQGVAVTYAGVGVRPMLHRNRCEQRKTLVILDEIHHAGDSKSWGEACLEAFEPATRRLALTGTPFRSDTNPIPFVAYEEGNDGIRRSAADYTYGYGSALGDGVVRPVIFLSYSGNMRWRTKAGDEIAARLGEPMTKDAVSQAWRTALDPRGEWMPSVLRAADQRLTEVRKGIPDAGALVIASDQDSARAYAKLIREITGTKATLVLSDDTGASNRIDEFSHSEDRWMVAVRMVSEGVDVPRLAVGVYATTISTPLFFAQAVGRFVRSRRRGETASVFLPTVPDLLTFANEMEVERDHALDKPKKETEEDPYAESEKEMEEANKEQDEDTGEQEEFSFEALESEAVFDRVLYDGAEFGMQAHPGSAEEQDYLGIPGLLEPDQVQLLLQKRQARQIAHSRKKPDEEADLLELPAERRPVVSHKEMLELRKKLNTMVGAYVHQSGKPHGVIHTELRRVCGGPPSAEATAGQLRQRIEKVQEWATRMR
- a CDS encoding IclR family transcriptional regulator: MTAETSQTLDRGLRVLKLLADTDHGLTVTELSNKLGVNRTVVYRLLATLEQHALVRRDLGGRARVGLGVLRLGRQVHPLVREAALPALRSLAEDIGATAHLTLVDGTEALAVAVVEPTWTDYHVAYRAGFRHPLERGAAGKAILAARAGGADGELGYTLTHGELEAGASGAAAALVGVTGVEGSVGVVMLADAVPERVGPRVVDAAREVADALR
- a CDS encoding S16 family serine protease yields the protein MPFRLSGLSRLQAVAACAVPLVGLFAVAVFAPLPFSLAQPGMTADVLGENKGDPVITISGAKARETSGQLRMTTIEATAPDTDVSLGDVLDGWFRTDRAVMPRDAVYPSGDSVKEIEEYNAEEMRKSQDTATEAALNQLGERSDDIEVTLKLADVGGPSAGLLFSLGIVDKLDGDGSGGDLTGGRIIAGTGTIDADGKVGAVGGVALKTQAARRDGATVFLVPKAECADARSELPKGLRLIPVTTLKGAVDDLVALEKDKGSVPSC